Proteins co-encoded in one Cupriavidus metallidurans CH34 genomic window:
- a CDS encoding SDR family oxidoreductase: MNSEEKGTAGMADHRRLRVLVCGASGLIGAVLCKRLEAQGHEVIRGVRTPTSARDVAMDFGTDTTIEQWLPRVQGMHVVINAVGIIVETGTNRFEAVHHLAPAALFRACAKAGVGRVIQISALGADRGDTPYFRSKRGADDVLRALPVQWQVLYPSLVYAQDGDSAAMFRTLASLPVIPVPELGDARFQPVHIDDLVDTVVTVIVPAIPPGQCIEVVGASRMSYRAMLDTYRQGMQLPAPMWATIPAPCMTVAAYVARCVPGSKLTPDTWRMLRRGCHGDAAPLTRLLGHRPRAIGTFIAPGEADCLRHRAVGAWRMPMLRIVMALVWLATALVTLFAYPLADSLALLGAVGLHGTPAIVTLYAAVFVDAAMAVGCLRYPSRRLWALQAALVAGYSLIIAVALPQFLWHPFGPVLKNLPILAILFILYAEQESWNTSPSR; this comes from the coding sequence ATGAACAGCGAAGAGAAGGGAACGGCAGGGATGGCGGATCACAGGCGGCTCAGGGTCCTGGTGTGCGGCGCATCGGGCCTGATTGGCGCCGTGCTGTGCAAACGTCTGGAAGCGCAGGGGCATGAGGTGATTCGCGGTGTACGCACGCCAACGTCGGCTCGTGACGTCGCCATGGATTTCGGGACCGATACCACCATCGAGCAATGGCTTCCGCGCGTGCAAGGCATGCACGTCGTCATCAATGCCGTCGGCATCATCGTCGAAACCGGCACGAATCGCTTCGAAGCCGTCCATCACCTGGCGCCGGCGGCGTTGTTCCGCGCCTGCGCCAAGGCCGGAGTGGGCCGCGTCATCCAGATCTCGGCGCTTGGCGCCGATCGCGGCGACACGCCCTACTTTCGCAGCAAGCGCGGTGCAGACGACGTGCTGCGTGCTTTGCCCGTGCAGTGGCAGGTCCTCTATCCATCGCTCGTGTATGCCCAGGACGGCGACTCCGCCGCGATGTTTCGTACCCTGGCGAGTCTTCCGGTGATACCGGTACCCGAACTTGGCGATGCCAGGTTTCAACCGGTTCATATCGACGATCTCGTGGATACCGTCGTCACTGTCATCGTTCCGGCTATTCCCCCGGGCCAGTGCATTGAGGTCGTCGGCGCAAGCCGCATGTCATATCGGGCGATGCTGGACACCTATCGCCAGGGAATGCAGTTGCCAGCGCCAATGTGGGCGACCATTCCCGCCCCGTGCATGACGGTGGCCGCGTATGTGGCGCGTTGCGTGCCGGGATCGAAGCTGACCCCCGACACGTGGCGGATGCTCCGGCGCGGGTGTCATGGCGATGCCGCGCCGCTGACGCGCCTGCTCGGACATCGGCCACGCGCCATTGGCACTTTCATCGCACCCGGTGAAGCCGATTGCCTGCGCCATCGCGCCGTTGGCGCATGGCGTATGCCGATGCTGCGGATCGTGATGGCCCTTGTCTGGTTGGCCACGGCACTGGTCACGCTGTTCGCCTACCCGCTTGCCGACAGCCTGGCACTGCTCGGCGCAGTCGGATTGCATGGCACGCCCGCCATCGTGACGCTATATGCCGCGGTCTTCGTAGATGCGGCCATGGCCGTCGGATGCCTGCGCTATCCGTCACGCCGGCTATGGGCGCTTCAGGCTGCGCTTGTCGCCGGCTACTCGCTGATCATCGCCGTCGCATTGCCGCAGTTCCTCTGGCATCCGTTCGGGCCGGTGCTCAAGAACCTGCCGATTCTCGCCATTCTCTTCATCCTCTACGCGGAGCAGGAATCATGGAATACCTCGCCATCAAGGTGA
- a CDS encoding GbsR/MarR family transcriptional regulator, with translation MELKPIAERFVLHWGEMGSRWGVNRTVAQVHALLYLAARPMDAEEITDTLGVARSNVSNSLKELQSWHLVKVVHIKGERRDFFETSTDIWELFKLIVAGRRQREIDPTAVALRECLDNPAIGEEDTGTRERIEETLKFIETMSTLADEMLRLKPETLMKTLGLTAKISNAVRKRS, from the coding sequence ATGGAACTGAAACCGATCGCCGAACGCTTCGTGCTGCACTGGGGGGAAATGGGCTCGCGCTGGGGTGTCAATCGCACCGTGGCGCAGGTTCACGCCCTGCTCTATCTGGCCGCGCGCCCCATGGACGCCGAGGAAATCACGGATACGCTGGGCGTGGCCCGCTCCAACGTGAGCAACAGTCTCAAGGAACTGCAGTCCTGGCACCTCGTCAAGGTGGTGCATATCAAGGGCGAGCGTCGTGACTTCTTCGAGACGTCGACCGACATCTGGGAACTGTTCAAGCTCATCGTGGCCGGCCGCCGGCAGCGTGAGATCGATCCGACGGCCGTTGCGCTGCGGGAATGCCTCGACAACCCGGCAATCGGCGAAGAAGACACCGGAACGCGCGAACGTATCGAGGAAACCCTGAAGTTCATCGAAACCATGAGCACGCTGGCCGATGAAATGCTGCGGCTGAAACCGGAGACGCTGATGAAGACACTGGGCTTGACGGCGAAGATCAGCAACGCGGTACGCAAACGTAGCTAA